Below is a genomic region from Acidobacteriota bacterium.
CCGTCTCGATCACGTGCTCGTGCGCGAGCGCGTTCTCGCGCGTCGGATCGAAGATGAACACCGGACTCTTGCTCACCACGCCGGCGATGTCGCCATGGTGGACGGTGTAGACCATCTCGCCGGAGGCACCCATGCCGATCTTGCCGAACGTCATCGGCTCCTTCGTCGGGATCACGCCATAGACGTAGCGGCCTTCGCTGCCCTCGGTCTGGCCACTGGCCACGAGTTGCGGCCTTTCCGTGCGCGTCAGCTGCGAGGGCTCGAGGGCGTGCACCTCGCGCTCGGCTTCGGTGCCGCGGCGGATCTTGGCCGACGGCACCGCGACCGGCTTCTCTTTGGTCGCGATCTTGGTCGCGATCTTGGGCGCGGGCGCTGCTTTAGGCGCGGCTTTCCTAGTCGGGTTGCGCTTTGGCTTGGTGGGACTCATGCTTCGACCTCACCTTTTGCGAGATAGTAGAGAGGAACTCGTTGATGTCGATGGGCTTGAACAATACCGCGATGCCACCCTGCTCCGCCTTGTCCATCACATCCCGGCTGGCATATCCGGTCACCAGGATCGCCGGGACTTCGGGATGGCGCTGGCGGGCGAAGTCGATCACTTCGAAGCCGGTGTGTTTCTGCTCCAGCGACAGGTCACAGATCAGCAGGTTCGCTGCGTCCCGTTCCAGCGCCGCGATCGCGTCTTTCGACGAGATCGAAGCGGTGACCCGGTATCCCTGCTGCTCAAGGATCATGCGATAGGTGAGCAGCACGGACGGCTCGTCATCCACGACCAGCACGTGCCACTTCGCGTTCTCCTGATCTTTCACCACCGGCTTCTTCATCGCACCTTCTTCATCGCACTTTCTTCATCGCCCATTTCATCTGACTTTCAACGTGACTTTCATCGAACGACGGGCAAATCGATCTTAAACACGGTGCCCCTCTCCAGCTTGCTGCGCACGTGGATACGGCCGCCGTGGTTCTCGATGATGCCTTTCACGATCCACAGTCCGAGGCCGGTACCCTTCTCGCCCTTCGTGCTCACGAAGGCTTCGAAGATGTTGGGCAGGATGTCGGGGCTGATGCCGCTGCCGGTATCGGCGATCAGGATGGTGATCCATCCGTGGATGCCGTCCGCTTCCGGTACATGCCGCGTGCGGATGACGAGCCGGCCGCCATCGGGCATGCTGTCCCGGGCGTTGACCACCAGGTTCGAAAGGATCTGGCGGAACTGGTCGGCGGAACCGACGGCGAGCGGCAGCTTGGCGAGGTCGGTGAGCGCGACCACGCCGTTGCGCTGCAATTGGCGGGTGAACAGCAGCAGGGTGTCTTCGATCACGCTGTTGATGTCCATGGAGCCGGCCTGCTCGCTGGTGCGATACAGGCCGAGCATCTGGCGAACGATGCGCGCCACGCGCTCCGTCTCGCCTTTCAGGATGTCGTAGACCGGCTGCTTCTCCGGCTTCACGCCATCCGCCAGCAGGTAGATGGCGTTCTTGATCGCCTCCATCGGATTATTCACTTCATGCGCGATGGTGCCGGCGAGGCGGCCGGTGGCGGCGAATTTCTCGATCTCGAGCATGCGCCGCTCCACCTTCAGTTGCTCCACCTTGCGCAGCGGTGTGAGGTCGCGCAGCACGCTGACGGTGTAGGCGACCTGTCCGCGGACGTCGTAGATCTTGCCGGAGCGGGCGTCGTACTCTACCTCGCCGCGCGTGCTCGGGCTCCACAACCGCAGCGGCGTATTCTCGCGGTCGGAGAATGAGAAGGTGAACCCCATGATGTAGGCGTCGAGCTTGGCCAGGTTCTTCACCACCTGGGGCTCGATCTTGCCTTCCTTGGCGCGGCCAAACAGCTCTTGCGCCAGGGGATCGAGCAGCACGACCTTGCCCGCCGAGTCGGCCACCACGATGGGGTCGCCCACGTTCTCGACGATCAGGTTCAGGCGGTCGCGGTCCTGGCGCACCACTTCTTCCGCCGCCAGCAGGCGCTCGAAGTTGAGGCGCAATTCTTCGTCGGCACGCCGCAGGTCGGTCACGTTGCGCATCACCGTGACCAGGCCGGTGCGAATACTGTCACGCGTGAAGGTGGGCGTGGTCACCGCCTCGAACAGCAGCTCTTCACCTTCGATCGGATCCACCAGCGTGAGGTCGCGGGAAGCGTCTTCCCCGCCCATCGCCATGGACGATAGCGCCGCGGAGAACAGAAGATTGTTGAGTTCCACCGCCCGCACCAGGCCTTCGGTGGTCTCCTCCGGCAGCTTGAAGAACTGCTCGGCGGCGCGGTTCTGCGTGATCACGCGATGATGCGTGTCCGTCAGGATCACCGGGTCGGACATGCTCTGCATCATGGTCTGCATCTGCGCAATGGTGGTATCCATGTCGCGCATGCGGTTGTAGTAGTGCTCCACCTTGAACAAGCGCGAAAGGTAGCGGTTGGCCAGCTCGATGAGGGCGCGCAGTTCGCCCAGGTCGCGCTCCGATACGGCACCATTCAGCTCCACGCCCACCACGCCGGCGTAGGAGCGCATGTCGCACACCGCGCACGTCTGCCCGCGCAACTGGAAAGGCTGCGGCGTGCTGAAGTTCACCAGCGCGAGACAGTCGGTGCGATGTTTCCGCTCCGCCTCCCAGCACATGGTGCGATTGCGGTAGACCAGCGGATGGCAATACAGCGAATGTTTGGGATTGCTCTGCGGCAGCACCGCGGGCTGCATGTTGTGCAACACGCCCACGATCGGATTCTCGCTGGCATAGACCGTGGTCTGGAACTGCTGGATGAACTGCTTGCCGGCGTTGACCGATTCGGTGGGGACCAACTCGCCCGTATCCGCGTCGAGCGCGGCGATCACGGCGCGCCGAAACCCGAGTGCCATCACCTCTTCCAGCAGGACGGGGAAGATATCTTCCGAGCGCTCGACGTCGAGCAGGCGCAACGCCGAACGGCGGCGTAGCGCCGCGACGCGGCGCTGGGCGGGGAGTTGGGTGACTGTGGTCAGACGCATCTGTGGCGTGGCCATCCTGCGCACCTGCAGATCAGCAGCAAGCGATCAACCACCAGGGCTAGCGACGTGCTGCTCCCCGGCGTGCG
It encodes:
- a CDS encoding response regulator, yielding MKKPVVKDQENAKWHVLVVDDEPSVLLTYRMILEQQGYRVTASISSKDAIAALERDAANLLICDLSLEQKHTGFEVIDFARQRHPEVPAILVTGYASRDVMDKAEQGGIAVLFKPIDINEFLSTISQKVRSKHESHQAKAQPD
- a CDS encoding ATP-binding protein, which encodes MRLTTVTQLPAQRRVAALRRRSALRLLDVERSEDIFPVLLEEVMALGFRRAVIAALDADTGELVPTESVNAGKQFIQQFQTTVYASENPIVGVLHNMQPAVLPQSNPKHSLYCHPLVYRNRTMCWEAERKHRTDCLALVNFSTPQPFQLRGQTCAVCDMRSYAGVVGVELNGAVSERDLGELRALIELANRYLSRLFKVEHYYNRMRDMDTTIAQMQTMMQSMSDPVILTDTHHRVITQNRAAEQFFKLPEETTEGLVRAVELNNLLFSAALSSMAMGGEDASRDLTLVDPIEGEELLFEAVTTPTFTRDSIRTGLVTVMRNVTDLRRADEELRLNFERLLAAEEVVRQDRDRLNLIVENVGDPIVVADSAGKVVLLDPLAQELFGRAKEGKIEPQVVKNLAKLDAYIMGFTFSFSDRENTPLRLWSPSTRGEVEYDARSGKIYDVRGQVAYTVSVLRDLTPLRKVEQLKVERRMLEIEKFAATGRLAGTIAHEVNNPMEAIKNAIYLLADGVKPEKQPVYDILKGETERVARIVRQMLGLYRTSEQAGSMDINSVIEDTLLLFTRQLQRNGVVALTDLAKLPLAVGSADQFRQILSNLVVNARDSMPDGGRLVIRTRHVPEADGIHGWITILIADTGSGISPDILPNIFEAFVSTKGEKGTGLGLWIVKGIIENHGGRIHVRSKLERGTVFKIDLPVVR